From a region of the Rhinolophus sinicus isolate RSC01 linkage group LG04, ASM3656204v1, whole genome shotgun sequence genome:
- the THAP1 gene encoding THAP domain-containing protein 1, whose translation MVQSCSAYGCKNRYDKDKPVSFHKFPLTRPSLCKKWEAAVRRKNFKPTKYSSICSEHFTPDCFKRECNNKLLKENAVPTIFLCTEPHDKKDDLLEPQEQLPPPPLTPPISQVDAAIGLLMPPLQTPDNLSVFCDHNYTVEDTMHQRKRIHQLEQQVEKLRKKLKTAQQRCRRQERQLEKLKEVVHFQKEKDDISERGYVILPNDYFEIVEVPA comes from the exons ATGGTGCAGTCCTGCTCCGCCTACGGCTGCAAGAACCGATACGATAAGGATAAGCCCGTTTCTTTCCACAA GTTTCCTCTTACTCGACCTAGCCTTTGTAAAAAATGGGAGGCAGCTGTCAGAAGAAAAAACTTTAAACCCACCAAATATAGCAGTATTTGTTCGGAACACTTTACTCCAGACTGCTTTAAGAGGGAGTGCAACAACAAGTTACTGAAAGAGAATGCTGTACCCACGATATTTCTTTGTACTGAACCACATGACAAG AAGGACGATCTTCTGGAGCCCCAAGAACAgcttcccccacctcctctgACACCTCCCATTTCCCAGGTTGATGCTGCTATTGGATTACTAATGCCTCCTCTTCAAACCCCTGATAATCTCTCAGTTTTCTGTGATCACAACTACACTGTGGAGGATACAATGCACCAGAGAAAAAGGATTCATCAGCTAGAACAACAAGTGGAAAAACTCAGAAAGAAGCTCAAGACTGCACAGCAACGATGCAGGAGACAAGAACGGCAGCTTGAAAAATTAAAGGAGGTTGTACacttccagaaagagaaagacgaCATATCAGAGAGAGGTTATGTGATTCTACCAAATGACTACTTCGAAATAGTTGAAGTACcagcataa
- the RNF170 gene encoding E3 ubiquitin-protein ligase RNF170 isoform X2, giving the protein MYCPICLHQASFPVETNCGHLFCGTCIIAYWRYGSWLGAISCPICRQTVTLLLPVFGENDQSQDVAPLHQDINDYNRRFSGQPRSIMERIMDLPTLLRHAFREMFSVGGLFWMFRIRIILCLMGAFFYLISPLDFVPEALFGILGFLDDFFVIFLLLIYISIMYREVITQRLNR; this is encoded by the exons ATGTACTGTCCGATCTGTTTACATCAGGCCTCCTTCCCTGTTGAAACAAACTGTGGTCATCTCTTCTGTG GTACCTGCATTATTGCATACTGGAGATATGGTTCATGGCTTGGGGCGATCAGTTGTCCAATCTGTAGACAAACG GTAACTTTACTGCTACCAGTATTTGGTGAAAATGACCAGTCTCAGGATGTTGCCCCATTGCATCAAGACATTAATGATTATAACCGGAGATTCTCAGGGCAGCCCAGATCT ATTATGGAAAGAATTATGGATCTACCCACTTTACTGAGACATGCATTCAGGGAAATGTTTTCAGTCGGGGGCCTTTTCTGGATGTTCCGTATCAGGATAATACTTTGTTTAATGGGAGCTTTTTTCTATCTTATATCACCTCTAGATTTTGTACCTGAAGCCTTGTTTGGAATTCTAGGCTTTTTAGATGATTTCTTTGTCATCTTTTTGTTGCTTATCTACATCTCTATTATGTATCGAGAAGTGATAACACAGAGACTAAACAGGTGA